From the Oryza glaberrima chromosome 5, OglaRS2, whole genome shotgun sequence genome, one window contains:
- the LOC127774073 gene encoding uncharacterized protein LOC127774073, producing the protein MSGGATPRRARSGRRRRALGRIHAGQGSGGAVELRWRLSSHTASDPRRRHHLEGASSPPSSHRRFYARPRGCRSPDAGSVVKTLPGVEGPGEPSRRRSPPHPHRRPEVEGPVRSRVAAAELITISHSCAPASPSPAPRSNPLRRVRCRPSPEERRAGAGGGEEGSRRRRREEGREPA; encoded by the coding sequence ATGTCCGGCGGCGCCACCCCGCGCCGGGCGAGGTccgggcggcgccgtcgagctcTAGGCCGGATCCACGCCGGGCAAGGCTCGGGCGGCGCTGTCGAGCTCCGGTGGAGGCTAAGCTCCCACACCGCTTCagatccacgccgccgccaccacctcgaaggagcgtcgtcgccgccgtcttcccaCCGTCGCTTCTACGCCAGGCCCCGAGGATGCCGCTCGCCCGACGCCGGATCCGTCGTCAAGACACTGCCGGGGGTGGAGGGGCCCGGTGAGCCCTCGCGTCGCCGCAGCCCTCCGCACCCTCATCGCCGGCCAGAAGTGGAGGGGCCGGTGAGAtctcgcgtcgccgccgccgaactcATCACCATATCCCACTCTTGTGCCCCCGCGtcaccgtctcccgccccgcgCTCCAACCCGCTTCGCCGAGTTCGTTGCCGTCCTtcgccggaggagaggagagccggcgccggcggaggagaggaggggagccggcgccggcggagagaggaggggagagagccGGCATGA